From a region of the Triticum aestivum cultivar Chinese Spring chromosome 7D, IWGSC CS RefSeq v2.1, whole genome shotgun sequence genome:
- the LOC123171429 gene encoding zinc finger MYM-type protein 1-like, with protein sequence MLDDDDDGDDDEVNFEDEDDDEFNPAEIVCDPAHRQQIADYHPNIQDQVRRAYILKGPTRPTVKFDRKKIGSKNRAFSKNWYKNYEWLEYSVSEQAAFCFYCFLFKQPGSSTHFGYDVFTKKGFRDWKHAYQALPAHVGGVNSAHNKARLHYDDFRNQRQSVSSNFARSSKESEVLYKIRLHTSLGCARYLIAQGLAFRGHDESSTSLNKGNFREMVDWHKARDEKVRHAFDHGSRSCKMLAAEIQKDLAKCCAEEVTKAIMREIGDKKFSVLIDESRDISVKEQMAVMLRYVNDKGKAALKVALVDILDHHKLSIHSLRGQGYDGASNMRGEFNGLQKKILDENPYAFYVHCFAHRLQLVVVSVASCCSSIHDLFEYVSLIVSTTTVSCKRRDSLREERHQNILDQLESGEIFSGRGLNQETNLARPGDTRWGSHHTTLLRLSQMWKSVIYVLREVNDEGRGPSQAAGLIEIMESFKFAFVLHLMIKLLAITNELSQVLQRKDINIVNAIELVGDVKARLASMRESGWESLFDEVQHFCVAKGIPVPDMNERIPVRGRSRLDGVTYTNLHFYRVEIFYVAIDKICTEMNHRFNEASSNIIVAFSCLHPKNSFSKFDVDKLASLTEVYHGDFSSGDRAIIRDELQTYILHVRRHEAFSSCKDIESLATTMVETEKHLVFPLVYRIIELALLLPVSTASVERAFSAMKIIKSKLRSKMIDTWFNDLMICYTEREIFKGLDDDAIIKRFQAMKYRKGQLPRSN encoded by the exons ATGttggatgatgacgatgatggtgatgatgatgaggtgaattTTGAGGACGAGGACGATGATGAGTTTAATCCAGCTGAAATTGTGTGTGATCCCGCTCATAGGCAACAAATTGCTGATTATCATCCGAATATTCAAGATCAGGTGAGAAGAGCATACATATTGAAGGGTCCAACCCGACCAACTGTCAAATTTGATCGCAAAAAAATTGGTAGCAAGAACCGTGCATTTTCTAAAAATTGGTATAAGAATTATGAGTGGTTAGAATATAGTGTGTCCGAGCAAGCTGCattttgtttctattgctttctttttAAGCAACCAGGAAGTAGTACACATTTTGGTTATGATGTCTTCACCAAAAAAGGATTCAGGGATTGGAAGCATGCATATCAGGCATTGCCTGCTCATGTTGGTGGGGTAAATAGTGCACACAACAAGGCAAGATTGCATTATGATGATTTTCGTAATCAAAGGCAAAGCGTGTCTAGTAACTTTGCTAGGTCATCCAAGGAGTCTGAAGTACTTTACAAAATTCGGTTGCACACTTCTCTGGGTTGTGCAAGATATCTCATTGCTCAAGGCTTGGCTTTTCGTGGCCATGATGAAAGTTCAACTTCACTGAACAAGGGTAACTTCCGTGAGATGGTAGATTGGCATAAAGCTAGAGATGAGAAAGTGAGGCATGCTTTTGACCATGGTAGTAGAAGCTGCAAGATGCTTGCTGCTGAAATTCAAAAAGATCTTGCAAAGTGTTGCGCAGAAGAGGTCACCAAAGCGATCATGAGAGAAATTGGTGATAAGAAATTCTCTGTGCTTATCGATGAGTCACGTGATATATCTGTCAAAGAGCAAATGGCGGTGATGTTGAG GTATGTCAATGATAAAGGGAAGGCC GCACTAAAGGTAGCTCTTGTTGACATTCTTGATCATCATAAGTTATCCATTCATAGTCTACGAGGGCAAGGATATGATGGAGCTTCAAATATGAGAGGTGAATTTAATGGTTTGCAAAAGAAAATTCTTGATGAGAACCCTTATGCCTTTTATGTGCATTGCTTTGCACATCGTTTACAATTGGTGGTTGTCTCGGTTGCTAGTTGTTGCTCCTCTATTCATGATTTGTTTGAGTATGTCTCCTTAATTGTGAGCACAACTACTGTATCTTGCAAGAGAAGGGATTCACTGAGGGAGGAACGTCATCAAAATATCTTAGATCAGCTTGAGAGTGGTGAGATATTTAGTGGAAGAGGTTTGAACCAAGAAACAAATTTAGCAAGACCCGGGGATACTAGATGGGGTTCACACCATACAACTTTGCTTCGTTTGAGTCAAATGTGGAAGTCAGTCATATATGTGCTTCGTGAGGTCAATGATGAAGGGCGCGGACCGTCTCAAGCGGCGGGTTTGATAGAGATAATGGAGAGTTTCAAATTTGCTTTCGTATTGCATCTTATGATAAAGTTGCTTGCTATCACAAATGAACTCTCACAAGTCTTGCAGAGAAAAGATATAAACATTGTTAATGCCATTGAACTAGTTGGTGATGTCAAAGCTCGGCTGGCCTCTATGAGAGAAAGTGGTTGGGAAAGCTTGTTCGATGAAGTCCAACACTTTTGTGTCGCCAAAGGTATTCCGGTGCCCGATATGAATGAAAGAATACCGGTCCGAGGTCGTTCAAGGCTTGATGGTGTGACTTACACCAATCTTCATTTCTATCGAGTTGAGATCTTCTATGTCGCCATTGACAAGATATGCACTGAGATGAATCATCGCTTCAATGAAGCATCTTCAAATATAATAGTGGCCTTCTCATGCCTTCATCCAAAAAATTCCTTCTCCAAGTTTGATGTTGACAAGCTTGCTAGCTTAACTGAAGTTTATCATGGAGATTTCTCTAGTGGTGACCGTGCAATCATAAGAGACGAACTTCAGACTTACATTCTTCATGTACGAAGGCATGAGGCCTTTTCTTCTTGTAAAGATATTGAAAGTTTAGCTACAACGATGGTTGAAACTGAGAAACATTTGGTTTTCCCACTGGTGTACAGAATCATAGAGTTGGCTTTGTTATTGCCAGTCTCAACGGCATCGGTCGAAAGAGCTTTCTCGGCAATGAAGATTATCAAATCTAAATTGCGCAGCAAGATGATTGATACATGGTTTAATGACTTGATGATTTGCTACACCGAGCGGGAGATTTTTAAAGGACTTGATGATGATGCTATTATTAAACGGTTTCAAGCCATGAAGTATCGGAAAGGGCAATTGCCCAGGTCCAATTAG